From a single Opisthocomus hoazin isolate bOpiHoa1 chromosome 6, bOpiHoa1.hap1, whole genome shotgun sequence genomic region:
- the LOC104339525 gene encoding E3 ubiquitin-protein ligase HECTD3, which translates to MRAGGEAPHQVLGRLRFLLQCSECFRRARALPAALCYVPREVRYKICKDPAAAAAARSLLSVWDSPGPARGGKRAARTTVEVRKGGCLRATGEEYCNGAGLWVKLSKEQLEEQRSGGELEEGWVLVCKHADGGDRLVPVDSTERIQRQQQLFGVDYKPVIRWEQVVDLTYSLRLGAKPKPMEQDEAAVEKLRFVPPTWTYECDEDLVHFLYDHIGKEDENLGSVKQYVDSIDVSSYTEDFNVSCLTDSHADTYWESDGSQGQHWVRLNMKKGTIVKKLLLTVDTTDENFMPKRVAVYGGEGDNLKKLNDVGIDESYIGDVCVLEDMTTHLPVIEIRIVECRDDGIDVRLRGIKIKSSRQRDLGLSADMFQLPNLVRYPRLEGTDPDLLYRRAVLIQRFIKLLDSVLHHLVPAWDHTVGTFSKLKHIKQFLLLSKRRTALITQCLKDSETSKPNFMPRLYINRRLAMEHRDNPALDPSCKNAVFTQVYEGLKPSDKFEKPLDYRWPLRYDQWWECKFIAEGIIDQGGGFRDSLADMSEELCPSSADTPVPLPFFVRTSNQGNGTGEARDMYVPNPSCKDFPKYEWIGQIMGAALRGKEFLVLALPGFVWKQLTGEEVSWSKDFPAVDSVLVKLLEVMEVMDKDTFEFKFGNELTYTTVLSDQRMVELIPNGSNTVVRYEDRREFIRLVQKARLEESKEQIMAMQAGLLKVVPQAVLDLLTWQELEKKVCGDPEVTVDALKKLTRFEDFEPLDTRVQYFWEALNNFTNEDRSRFLRFVTGRSRLPARIYIYPDKMGSETTDALPESSTCSSTLFLPNYATAKVCEEKLRYAAYNCVAIDTDMSPWEE; encoded by the exons AGCCCCGCACCAAGTGCTGGGCCGGCTGCGGTTCCTGCTGCAGTGCAGCGAGTGCTTCCGCCGCgcccgggcgctgcccgccgcgctcTGCTACGTGCCGCGGGAGGTGCGGTACAAAATCTGCAaggaccccgccgccgccgccgccgcccgcagcctgCTCAGCGTCTGGGACAgcccggggccggcgcggggcgggaAGCGGGCGGCGCGGACCACCGTGGAGGTGCGGAAGGGCGGCTGCCTCCGCGCCACCGGCGAGGAGTACTGCAACGGCGCCGGGCTCTGGGTCAAGCTCAGCAAG gagcagctggaggagcagcgGAGCGGCGGCGAGCTGGAggagggctgggtgctggtgtGCAAGCACGCCGACGGCGGGGACCGGCTGGTGCCGGTGGACTCCACGGAGCGGatccagcggcagcagcagctcttcggGGTGGACTACAAACCCGTCATCAG ATGGGAGCAGGTGGTGGATCTGACGTACTCCCTGCGCCTCGGAGCGAAGCCCAAGCCCATGGAGCAGGATGAGGCCGCAGTGGAGAAGCTTCG GTTTGTTCCTCCAACGTGGACTTACGAATGTGACGAAGACCTGGTGCATTTCCTATACGATCATATTGGGAAGGAGGATGAGAACTTGGGCAGCGTCAAGCAGTACGTGGACAGCATTGATGTCTCGTCCTACACG GAGGACTTCAATGTGTCATGCTTGACCGACAGCCACGCCGACACGTACTGGGAAAGTGACGGGTCCCAGGGCCAGCACTGGGTGCGGCTCAACATGAAGAAAGGCACCATTGTCAA GAAGCTCCTGCTGACAGTGGATACCACCGATGAGAACTTCATGCCCAAGCGGGTCGCTGTGTACGGGGGCGAGGGGGACAATCTGAAGAAACTGAACGATGTTGGCATTGATGA GAGCTACATTGGGGATGTGTGCGTCCTTGAGGACATGACAACACACCTGCCTGTCATTGAGATCCGGATTGTGGAGTGCAGAG ATGATGGGATTGATGTTCGCCTCCGAGGCATCAAAATCAAATCCTCCCGACAGAGGGACTTGGGGCTCAGTGCTGACATGTTCCAGCTGCCCAATTTGGTGCGCTACCCTCGCCTAGAAGGAACAGACCCTGACCTGCTGTACCGACGGGCTGTGCTCATTCAAAG GTTCATCAAGCTCCTGGACAGTGTCCTGCATCACTTGGTGCCAGCCTGGGACCACACTGTGGGCACGTTCAGCAAACTCAAG CATATCAAGCAGTTCTTGCTGCTGTCCAAGAGGCGCACAGCTCTCATTACCCAGTGTCTGAAGGACTCGGAGACCAGCAAGCCCAATTTCATGCCACGACTCTATATTAACCGACGCTTGGCTATGGAACACAGAGACAACCCTGCCCTGGACCCCAGCTGCAAGAACGCTGTCTTCACCCAG GTGTATGAAGGCCTGAAACCCTCGGACAAGTTTGAAAAGCCTCTAGATTATCG GTGGCCGTTGCGTTATGACCAGTGGTGGGAGTGCAAATTCATCGCAGAGGGCATTATCGACCAAG GTGGCGGTTTTCGGGACAGCCTGGCAGACATGTCGGAGGAGCTGTGTCCCAGCTCGGCAGACACCCCCGTGCCTCTGCCCTTCTTTGTGCGCACATCCAACCAG GGTAATGGCACTGGAGAAGCAAGGGACATGTATGTCCCCAACCCCTCCTGTAAAGACTTCCCAAAGTACGAGTGGATCGGGCAGATCATGGGAGCAGCTCTGAGGGGCAAGGAGTTTCTG GTCCTGGCTCTTCCTGGCTTCGTATGGAAACAATTAACAGGGGAGGAGGTCAGCTGGAGCAAAGACTTCCCTGCTGTGGACTCTGTGCTG GTGAAGCTCCTGGAGGTGATGGAAGTCATGGACAAAGACACCTTTGAGTTCAAATTTGGGAATGAGCTGACCTACACGACAGTGCTGAGCGACCAGCGCATGGTGGAGCTGATCCCAAATGGCAGCAATACCGTGGTGCGCTATGAGGACCGCAGGGAGTTCATCCGCCTGGTGCAGAAGGCTCGACTGGAGGAGAGCAAGGAGCAG ATCATGGCCATGCAGGCTGGGCTGCTGAAGGTGGTGCCCCAAGCTGTTCTTGACCTCCTCACCTGGcaggagctggaaaaaaaagtctgtggagACCCTGAAGTCACAGTtgatgccctgaagaagctca CCCGATTTGAGGACTTTGAGCCACTGGACACCCGTGTTCAGTACTTCTGGGAAGCACTCAACAACTTCACCAATG AGGATCGCAGCCGCTTCCTCAGATTTGTCACTGGCAGAAGCCGCCTTCCAGCACGGATCTACATCTATCCAGACAAGATGGG CTCTGAGACGACAGATGCTTTGCCGGAGTcgtccacctgctccagcacccTCTTCTTGCCCAACTATGCCAC AGCCAAGGTATGTGAAGAGAAGTTGCGCTATGCCGCCTACAACTGTGTGGCCATTGACACAGATATGAGTCCGTGGGAAGAGTGA